The Candidatus Bathyarchaeia archaeon DNA window GCCCTCTAACCCGGTTAACTTGAGTATGGTTTGAAACATTTTCTTATCCAGTTTATACTGGTTTAAGGCTTGAATGAGCTCCCGGCGAGGTGGTTCCCCTAGGATCTTGGGGAATGGGCTGTTAGCTCTAAAGTATATGTATTGAACCAGGGAGGTGAGGTTTGAAGCCCTCCTTCCAACGCTGGCGGATTCAAAGTCCAGGATGACGGGCCTACCCCTCTTCGTAACGACTACGTGTTTCGAGGCGTTGGAGAGCTCTCCATGATCTAGGCCGGCGACGTCTAAGGTGTGGCATTGCTTGAGGAGGTTTCGTAAAACATCCTTTATGGAGGCCAGCCTACGCCGATAGGCGGCCCAAGCGTCGAGGTAGGGTCCTTCCACATACTCCATGACGAGGAAGTTCCTCGTATGCGCGATCAGCCTAGGCCCAACGCCTAGATTGTTGGCTCTGCGAAGCATCTCCGCCTCTAGGCTCATGTCGAGCCGGTTAGCGTCAACTCTTCTAATTTTCACCGCCACCTTTTCACGTCCCTTTCTCCCCTCCACAACGATTCCCATGCATCCCTTACCCAGAACCTTTAAGCCCCCAACATTCTTCCCGCCTCGGATCACTAGACCCGACACTCCCAGGGTGTCGAGTTCCATCATCCTCGACTCAGCCTCCCCTGGTGTTGGACGCGGATAACATAAAAGCTGCGCGTAGGGATTTTCAGCCAGTCGGCTCAAGGGTACGAAGTCTTCACCCAAGCCATTCAGGCCTTCCTTCCAAGAACCCGTATAGGGCTTGGAGGAACTCTCCGCTTCGACCATACCGCTTTAAGGCTTCTTCGACACCCATTACCTTAAACCCTTTCCTGAGGCTTTCAGAGATCTTTGAGGGAACCCCCAGCTCAACGCCTCCCCCCTCCAGCTTGGACTCGAGGAGCTGAGCTGCGTCCAAGTAGACCCTCTTCTTCAACACGCACCATCGATCCTTCTCAATCCAGGGGCCGGCCGCCGTGCTAGAGGCATTTAGATGTTTTTTGAGGAAGCGATCCGTGCTATTCCTCATGGCCACTGGTGGGCCGACATGCTTCTTTATGGGGCTGAGAACCTTCTTTTCCAGCTCGAGGATTATGAAGCTTCGTCCATCCTCTAGGCTGATGGGCTGGGACCTTAAGGGTTTGAAGTCATGGCTCTTCAACAGGGTTAACACGGCTTTTTCAGCCTTGAACAGCTGGCTCCACAAAACGTCGACGACGGCGTCCACGGGACCGATGTCTAAGATGAGCAATCCGCTTTCACGGTTTGAAAGCCTCTCCCTCAATTCTTTATGGTCTCCAGCCCTAGGCTGGGGGTAGAAGTATTTTAAGTCCGGCCTGGCGAGGTAGCATCTCGCGACCTGGACGAGGCTCCACATGTTTTCCTCCGAGACGGCGGAGGCTGCATTCCGAGACCTGTCAACGGGGTCTACGACGATTAAGGGTTCATGGAACAGTGTGAACGCATCCCGCTCCCGTCCCCTGTACCATCCTTCCAGGTCGATGAGCTGGGGGCTCCTCCAATCCGAGGCGGCTTCTAACACGCTTTTAAAAGAGCCGTATTTGAGGGTTAACAGTTCGCATAGGAATCCGCTGAACCCCTTAACCTTCACCTCGGCGCCGTATATGCCCGCGGCCTTCACAAGCTTCTTCAGCAGCCTCACCTCACCCTTCAACTCCTCGTTCAACCTGGCCTTCATATACTCGGTGTGGTACGGTGTTCGATCCGTGGCGCTGAGCCACTGCCCCGGCTGAGCTTTATAGCATGGAACCACGTTCACCCTAACCCCGTTCACCCAAGCCTCGATGTATGGGTGGTCAGCATACCTCTCCA harbors:
- a CDS encoding RIO1 family regulatory kinase/ATPase, which codes for MGEDFVPLSRLAENPYAQLLCYPRPTPGEAESRMMELDTLGVSGLVIRGGKNVGGLKVLGKGCMGIVVEGRKGREKVAVKIRRVDANRLDMSLEAEMLRRANNLGVGPRLIAHTRNFLVMEYVEGPYLDAWAAYRRRLASIKDVLRNLLKQCHTLDVAGLDHGELSNASKHVVVTKRGRPVILDFESASVGRRASNLTSLVQYIYFRANSPFPKILGEPPRRELIQALNQYKLDKKMFQTILKLTGLEGEKPKPG
- the cca gene encoding CCA tRNA nucleotidyltransferase, whose amino-acid sequence is MKSKSQVELEVLEKVTPKPEERAAVEETAQKTVNLLKTEVNRSSPDLEVRLDGSVAKDTWISGEADVDIFLQVPPGKPRSYLEVECLNLIRRALSGYKMLERYADHPYIEAWVNGVRVNVVPCYKAQPGQWLSATDRTPYHTEYMKARLNEELKGEVRLLKKLVKAAGIYGAEVKVKGFSGFLCELLTLKYGSFKSVLEAASDWRSPQLIDLEGWYRGRERDAFTLFHEPLIVVDPVDRSRNAASAVSEENMWSLVQVARCYLARPDLKYFYPQPRAGDHKELRERLSNRESGLLILDIGPVDAVVDVLWSQLFKAEKAVLTLLKSHDFKPLRSQPISLEDGRSFIILELEKKVLSPIKKHVGPPVAMRNSTDRFLKKHLNASSTAAGPWIEKDRWCVLKKRVYLDAAQLLESKLEGGGVELGVPSKISESLRKGFKVMGVEEALKRYGRSGEFLQALYGFLEGRPEWLG